The Natronosporangium hydrolyticum nucleotide sequence AACCCATGAAGGAGACCGCAGAGCCGCAGAGCAACAGCCGGGTGCGGGACTCATGCCGCGCCGAGCGGCGAGGGCCGAATGCCCGCTGCACGATAGAGGGCAGTGCTGGCGTGGCCCGGCACAGGTACGGGAACTCGTCGATCACCACCGGGGTCGGACCCTCGCTGCCCAACGAGAGCAGCGAGTCGATAGCGGTCTCCCAGTCTGGATATGTGATCGGGTGCGGGGAACGGAGGAAGGCACCGACCTCCTCACCGAGGCGACGAAGCGACTCGCGTTCGGTGGCCTCGGTGGCGGCGAAGTAGAAGCCGCCGGCCGCCTCGCAGAGCGACTCCAACAGGAACGACTTGCCCTGCCGCCGGCGCCCCGAGACGACACCTAAGGTCGCGCCGGCGCCGGTGTCGGCTACGTACCGCGAAAGCGCCGACCACTCGTACTCGCGGTCGAACATATCCGCAGGTCGAGCCAGCTCCTCAGGCATGGAAGTATGGTACCGGGTACTGTACTTCCATCGCCTAGTCGCGGTTGGCGAGGCCCGGGTAGTGGCGGACGTAGCCCTCCTCGTCCAGTTCCAACTCGGCGGTGAAGCTGGCCGAGGAGTAGCGGACCCGGCCGCCGCCGAGGGCGGTGTAGGTCTGCTCAGCGGCGACCACCGCCAACGACGGGACCACCACCCACGCCACGGTCAGCCGGTGTTCGGTGCCGGCCGGTGCGCTCAGCAGACCCAGCCGGCGGACCGGCAAGGTGTTGAAGAGCGGCGCCCCACCCAGGTCCACATCGGCCGCCTCGGCGAGCCGGTCCGGGTCCTCCGCCCCGGGCAGCTCCGGGCGGGGCCGGCCGGCGGCGGTCAGCGCGCGGCCCAGGTCGCCCTGCTCGGAGGTGGTCACCCGCCACTCGCCCGGCTTGCGCTCCAACCGGACCCGGCGCTGCCAACCCGCGCCCTCCGCGGTGACCTCCAGCCGGCCGGTGCCCCACTGCGGGTCGG carries:
- a CDS encoding putative glycolipid-binding domain-containing protein; protein product: MPTFPKSLFWRRTDTAGADHALIDDRSGLRATGVALAAAPLPYTCRYELATDPQWGTGRLEVTAEGAGWQRRVRLERKPGEWRVTTSEQGDLGRALTAAGRPRPELPGAEDPDRLAEAADVDLGGAPLFNTLPVRRLGLLSAPAGTEHRLTVAWVVVPSLAVVAAEQTYTALGGGRVRYSSASFTAELELDEEGYVRHYPGLANRD